The Acidobacteriaceae bacterium genome contains the following window.
TATGGGTCGCTGGCGGGCGTCGTGTCCTTCACCGAAAATTCCGGAGTGCTGTCGCTAATCATTGCCCCGGTGACGGTATTGAAGCTGAAACTGCCCAGGGTCGTGTTCGCCTTGGTCTCGCCGGCATAGCTATCGATCACGGGGTTACCGCCCCCGGTCGTGCGAGTGCCGCTATTGAAAGTGACCGTCAGGATGTCGCCTGACATGGTGAGCGTGTACTGGGAATCTCCAGTTCCACTCGGTCCGAAGTTAAGCGTGCCCGAAAGCTGATCCGCCTTAGCCATGGTTGCTGAAGCCGCCACAGCAGCCCCAAGTACGAGAACCTTCAGTATGTTTTTCATAGTCTCCGTTACTCTCCTGTCCAGCAAAAACTTCAAAGTTCAACAACCAGATGAAGCCAACATCCTCCCCGGCCAGGGAGCCTGGTGTTTGTGTAGAACGTGGCCTTGTTTCTTTGCCTTGCACATGAGAGAGCACATCGGCTGCCATGATCCCTTTCCATAAAATCAACAGCTTAGGGAAGCGTTGTCGGTGCAGTGTGCAACAATTTGCATACATCTAGAGACGACCGTTCCCAGGCCCTCCGTTCGCGATGCTTGAAATCAGGGCATTTGTGCGCCAGACCGCACCGCATTCGGTGCAAACAGCTGAAGTTGTGTCGTAGATGAGTACCCGCCGCATGTCTGGTTGCCTGGGAATTTGTTGGCTATATCAACCGGCAGCACCGCCAAATCTGGAGCTACGGGTAAATACGGTTGAGCGTGCGTGCAAACGGAATGGTTTCCCGGACGTGCTCCAGGCCGCAGATCCACGCCACGCAGCGCTCGATCCCCATGCCGAACCCGGAGTGCGGAACGCTGCCGTACTGGCGCAGGTCGAGATACCACTGGAACGCAGCCAGCGGAAGGCCGTGAGACTCAATCCGCGACTTGAGCAGGCCGTAGTCGTCGATGCGCTGCGAGCCGCCGATAATCTCGCCGTACCCTTCGGGCGCAAGCACGTCCACGCACAAGGCCTTCGTCGGGTCCTTCGGGTCGGGCTGCATGTAGAAGGCTTTCACCTCAGCCGGGTACCGGTGCACCATCACCGGCTTTTCAAACTGAGAGGAGATATAGCTCTCATCCGGCGACCCAAAGTCGTCGCCGTAGGTGTGCGGGTTCTCAATCTTCCCGTCCTTGTACGCCTGCTCGAGCATGGCGTGCGCCTCGTCGTAAGTCATCTTCGGAAACTCACCAGGCGTGGCCATCGCTTCCAGCTTCGACACATCCCGGCCGATCACCTGCAAGTCCGCGCGATGGTTTTCCAGCACGCGCGTGACGATGTGAGTAAGGAATTCCTCCGCGAGCGTCATCAATCCGTCGAGGTCCATGTAGGCCACTTCGGGCTCGATCATCCAGAACTCTGTCAAATGCCGGCGGGTCTTCGATTTTTCCGCGCGGAACGTCGGCCCGAACGAGTACACCTTGCCCAGCGCCAGCGCTGTCGCTTCCACGTAGAGCTGTCCGGACTGCGTCAGGTACGCCATCTCCTCGTCGAAGTACTTCATCTCGAACAGGTCTGAAGTGCCTTCGCAAGCGTTTGGCGTCAGGATTGGCGGATCCGTGCGGATGAATCCATTAATATCAAAATATTCCGCTGCGGCCCGCATGATCGCTGCACGAACGCGCAGGATGGCCGACTGTCTCGGCGTGCGCAGCCAAAGGTGACGATGTTCCATCAGGAAGTCGACGCCGTGCTCTTTGCGCGAAATTGGATATGGTGTCTCTTCCGAAATCCGCTGCGTCACGCTGACATCCTGCACGTCCAGCTCAACGCCCGAAGGCGCGCGCTGGTCCTCACGCACGGTCCCCGAGACGATGAGCGACGACTCGAGCGTCAGGCCTTTCAGCGTCTCGAAGACCTGCTCCGGTACGGCTGCCTTCGGAACGATGCCCTGCACCGTACCCGTGCCGTCGCGGAACGTGGGGAATAGCAGCTTGCCGGAGCTGCGCAGGTTATAGAGCCAGCCGCGGAGTGTGATCGATTGGCCGATGTGCTCGCCAAGGTTGGCAATGGTGACGATGGGAGCGGACGCTGCAGTTTCGGACATGCATTTAAGTTTACGGGATGGCCTGCCGCACAAAGGGCAACCAGGCGAGTCGCTCCGGTTGCCCTTGTGCCGCACATTCTGAAGCCGTTCGTTAGAGCCCGGGGTTGATCCCCTGCTTCCTGTGGTGGTCAGCAGGTGTCGGGGCGTGTCCCGATGCCTGCCCACCGCAGTCGTTGTAAAGCACGTTATTCGTGTCGTTGGTTGGTGACAGGCACGGAATCGCGCTCAAGTATTCGTAGATGGCCGTGAGTTGGTGGTCGGTCATGTTGTGAAAAACGGGCCAGGGCATCACTTGCAGGAGCGCACCGTCGACGGGCGGAGGAATGCAATTGGCCGGAGTGGGTGTCGGCGTGGGGGAGGTGCAGGTCGGGTGGAGATGGTCGAAGTCGATGCCCGTGTTCATGATCTGCTTGAACTGCGCAAGCGTGTGACCACCTTCGGGGCGGCCTGTGTTATCCGGGGTCAGATTGCGGGCGATGATGTCTGGGCCGACGTAGTCGCCGTACGTCGCCGAAGGCCCGGCAACTGGGCCGAAGTCCATTCCTCCCTCGAGGTACGTGGTGGGGTCGACCTTCGCCTTCTGACCGAAGTAAGGATTATGGCCGGCGGCGTAGTTAAGGTTGGGAGGGACGCCTCCGGTGTGGCAGCCGTTGCAATCAGCAACAGCGTTGACGAGGAAGCTGCCGTAGCCGACAAGCGCCGGGTCCTTGTTAATCAGATTGAGCTTCACGGGAGCGATCTGGAAGCCGATTTGGATGAGCTGTGCTTCAGTATCCGGGATGTCGGGGATGAAGCTCTGTGCCCGTACGTGCGGCGAGGGTT
Protein-coding sequences here:
- the asnS gene encoding asparagine--tRNA ligase is translated as MSETAASAPIVTIANLGEHIGQSITLRGWLYNLRSSGKLLFPTFRDGTGTVQGIVPKAAVPEQVFETLKGLTLESSLIVSGTVREDQRAPSGVELDVQDVSVTQRISEETPYPISRKEHGVDFLMEHRHLWLRTPRQSAILRVRAAIMRAAAEYFDINGFIRTDPPILTPNACEGTSDLFEMKYFDEEMAYLTQSGQLYVEATALALGKVYSFGPTFRAEKSKTRRHLTEFWMIEPEVAYMDLDGLMTLAEEFLTHIVTRVLENHRADLQVIGRDVSKLEAMATPGEFPKMTYDEAHAMLEQAYKDGKIENPHTYGDDFGSPDESYISSQFEKPVMVHRYPAEVKAFYMQPDPKDPTKALCVDVLAPEGYGEIIGGSQRIDDYGLLKSRIESHGLPLAAFQWYLDLRQYGSVPHSGFGMGIERCVAWICGLEHVRETIPFARTLNRIYP